CGAATCTTACGGCGAATTATGGGCTTTAAAAGTAAAAAACTTCACTCCGTGGGAAAATGCCGCCAGAAAAGGTCAATCTTACAAAGTAGACATGCTCATTGGTTCGACTACACGCCGCTCCTTTGAGGCAGATTCTCTGGAAAATATGACGGCCGTTCAGCCGACATGATCGTCCGCGATCGGCTTCTGGTATGTGAAGCCCATGTCCCAGGGAAAGTAGATCCAGGTGTCCTGGCTGACCTCGGTGACGAATGTGTCGACCAGCGGGCGGCCCTTCGGCTTGGCATAGACGGTCGCGAAATGCGCCTTCGGCATCATGGCGCGCACGATACCGGCTGTCTTGCCGGTATCGGTCAGGTCGTCGATGATCAGCACGCCGGCGCCGTCGTCGGCAAGCAGCGGCGGCGAAATCTCCTTGAGAACCTGAAGCTGACCCTGGCTGGTGTAGTCATGATAGGAGGCGACGCACACCGTCTCGATGATGCGGATGCCGAGCTCGCGCGCGATGATCGCCGCCGGCACCAGGCCGCCGCGCGTGATGCAAACGATCGCTTTCCATTGGCCCTTGCTGGCGCCGGAAAGCCGCCAGGAAAGTGCGCGCGCGTCGCGATGGAACTGGTCCCAGGAGACGGGAAAGGCTTTTTCGGGAAGGGACATGGCTCACGCACTCCGCAAGGCGCGCCGTTGGCGCGCAGAAACACTGGAATGCAGGCGGAATTAGCCGGAAAGCGCCAGGCTTGGCAAGAGCAGGGGCCGGCAACGGCTGTGGACTTAAGGCGCCGCGCTGAAACGGGTTCAAGCGGCGCTCGTCAGACTTGCGCAGGCGTTGCCCTGAATCTTGCTACCGCTTCCGAGGGATGCTCAACGCGAAAGGAAAGCTGCGACATTCGTCGTGCGCAGCACCGTGCGGGTGACGCCGCCGAACAGAAGCTGGCGCAGCCAGGAGTGGCTGTAGGCGCCGAGCACCAGAAGATCGGCGCCGGATTCGGCGATCCTGGCCTGAATCATGTCATCGACCGAAGTGCCGCCGGATTTCTGCACGCAGACGCTGACATTGGCGCCATGGCGTGACAAGGCCGCGGCGATCTCGGCGCCGGCCGCTTCCGGAGATTCATCGAGCGTCTCGGGCGGGTCGATGACGAGAATGTCCGTCTTGTCGGCCTCGGCGATGAAGGGCAGGGCATCGAACGCGGCGCGGGCCGCTTCCTTGCTGCCGTTCCAGGCAAGCAGCACGCGCCTGAAGGTGGTGACCAGTGGCCCGTCATGGGGCACGACCAGCACCGGCCGGCCGGCATCATAGACCAGCGTGTCGACATCGGCGCTCGGGTCGCCGCCGGTATCGCGCTGCGCGGCGATGATCAGATCGGCGGCGCGCACGCTCGTTATGCCGGTCAGCGCGCTGTCGCCGGAGAAGCTTTCCAGGCTTCGCCATTCGAAGGACAGGCCGGATTCCTCGATCCGCTTCAGGAAATAGGCCTGCAGCTTGCCGGCGCGCTCCTTGTTCATCTCGGCCGAGACCTGCAGGAACTCGGTGTCCGGGAAGCCGGTGGCCGACGTGTAGGGAACGGGCAACGCCTCGGCATGGATGCCGACGAGATGGCTCTCGAACCTTTCGGCAAGCGGAAGGGCGCAATCGAGAACGCGCTCGGCGTCCTGCTCGTTCTGCAAAATGGCGACGATTGTCTTGAAGCGCATGGCCGGTCCCTCAATTGTTTGCGCTACGCGTGGCAGCAAGGGAACGCCTCAGCGCGTTGACTGGTTCCAGCCGAACGCCGGTCAGCCCGCCTTGGCGAAGCCCGCCACCATCGCCTCGACATCCTTGCGCGCGGCCTCGAGCGCTTCCTCGCTGCGGGCGCGCACGACGAGCTCGGTCCAGAACTTGCCGTCGCCATATTTGGGATAGGAGCCGATGATGGTGTCGGGATGCGCCTTCTGGACATCGGCCAGCGGCCCGCCGATCAGGCCCTCGCCGAAGGGGCAGTGCACCGTGGCCGACAGCATTTTGGTGCCGGCCCTGAGCGTCGGCACGACGTTGTCGAGCATGGCCTGGAAGATCGACGGCACGCCCGCCATGACGTGGACGTTGCCGATGCGGAAGCCCGGCGCGACGGAGACGGGGTTGTCGATAAGGTCGGCGCCGCGCGGCATGCGCGCCATGCGCTTGCGCGCTTCGGTGAATTCGATGCCGCGGCCGGCATAGCTCGCCTCGAGCAAGGCGTAAGCCTTGGCGTCGTACTCGCAGGGCACGCCGAAAGCCTTGGCGATCGAGTCGGCGGTGATGTCGTCATGCGTGGGGCCGATGCCGCCGGTGGTGAAGACGTAGGTATAACGGGCGCGCACGGCATTCACCGCCGCAACGATCTCGTCCTCCTCGTCGGGAACGATGCGCACCTCCTTCAGGTCGATGCCGATCGCCGTCATGATGTCGGCGAGATGGCCGATATTCTTGTCCTTGGTGCGGCCGGAGAGGATTTCGTCGCCGATGACGAGCATGGCGGCGGTGACGATTTCAGGCATGGCGGACTCCGGCTCAAAAGCTCGCCTGAGATAACGCGCCCTGAAGCCGGCCGCAATGCGAAAGCCGGCTGCGCTTGTGGCGGCGGCCGTTGCGGATATGGTGCGGTCGGTCGAGAGCGGATGAAACCATGCTGATATCGATTGTCCTGTGGCTGCTCGCGGGCTTGCTCGCCGCGGCCGCCCTTGTCCTGCTTGCCCTGATGCTCGCGACATGGCGGATCGCGGCGAAGGCTGAAAGGCTGGTGCCGGCTTGCGGAAAGTTCATCGAGATCGACGGCAACCGCATTCATTATGTGGAAGAAGGCGAGGGCAGGCCGATCGTTTTCCTGCATGGGTTGGGCGCCCAACTTCACCATTTTCGCCATACGCTGTTCGGACGCTTCGGTCCCGGATATCGGCTGATCGCGCTCGACCGGCCGGGCTCGGGCTATTCGGTTCGGGCAAGGAGCGCGACCGGCCGGCTGCCCGAACAGGCGGACATCGTGCGGCGCTTCATCGAGGAACTGCGGTTGGAACGACCTTTGATCGTCGGCCATTCGCTGGGCGGCGCCGTCGCGCTTGCGCTCGCCACCGAGCATCCGACCTCGATTTCCGGCATCGCGCTGCTGTCGCCGCTGACGCATCTCGAAGCGAGGATAGGTCGGCGGTTCGACCTGCTCTATGTTCCATCGCCGCTGCTGCGCCGGATCCTGGCCTATACGGCTGCGATACCGCTTAGCCTGCGTTACGCGCAGCCGACGCTGAGATTCATCTTCGCGCCACAAGCGGTTCCCGCGGACTACATGATCGCCGGCGGCGGATGGCTCGGGTTGCGCCCGTCCCACTATTTCGCCACCTCCACCGATGTCGTGGCCGTGGAACGGGACCTTGGCCAAATCGAACGGCGTTACCGCGACATAGCGATGCCGGCTGGCATTCTGTTCGGTACCGGCGATCGTGTGATAGGCGAGGCCGTCCATGGCGAACCGATGCTGGACGAGATCAGCGGCCTCGACTTCGAACGGGTCGAAGGCCTCGGCCACATGCCGCAATTCATAGAGCCCGAACGGGTCGTGGCCTTTATCCAACGTGTCGCCGCGCGTGGTTTCGCCAACGCGAGATGATTTCGGCCAGAGCAATTCCAGGAAAAGTGTGAGCGGTTTTCCGTCCGGAATTGCGTCAAAAAACAAAGCGATAGGACGTTTCGCCGTTTCCGTGAACGGTGAAACGCCCTAACGCCCCGCGCTGCAGCCCACGGCCGTTCACGAAACGTCACATAAAAGTGTCGGACATTCCGTCCTACCCGCAATTTCTGGTGGAACTTTAGGCCCCGTCGCAGGGTTTCGGTCGTATCGCTGTGGGGCTTCGGCCCCACATATTTTGCGATCGACAGAATGGAGAAATCCGATGCTTACAAGACTTATCGCAGCTTCGGCGCTGGTGCTGGCCATGGGTGGCGCGGCCATGGCGCAGTCATCAGATGACTGGTGGTGGTGGCACCGCGACCATCGTCCCGCCGCGAGCGAGCAAGTAGACCCTTATAGGACCGGCAGCATCAATGGGGGCTCAGGGCTGAGCACCTCCGGCAACAGCACTGGAGCCATAGGACCGTGCGCGGACATCACGCCGGGGCCGGACGCCAACTCACAACAGAACGTCAACGACAATTACTGCGGCAAATAGAGCCGCATAGCCGGCGGCCGGTATGAAGCCTCGGGCTTTGGTGGTCGCGGAGGCCCCCTCAGTTCTTAGTCCGGGCGTTTCACCGTTTCACGGAAACGGCGAGGCGCCCCATACTGCGCTTTTTACGCGATCCCGAACGAAGGCTGCGCCGAAAGGTGCCGAGCCTGACCACACACTTTTCCTGGAGTGTCTAGTCCGATACTTCGGTCTGCGGCCGGTCGCGGCCGTCGGCAAGCTCATCGTGCCACTTTCCTTCGGCATCCTCATACTGGATGCCGTCCGTGGTTCCGGCGACCTGCTGCTCGGACGAGGCGATTTCTGCGGCGCGCAGCGCCTCCTGGTGAGTACGGAAAGTCTCGGAAAACGTCGAGCCGACCTTGTAGGCCCAGCCGCCATCATGCTCGACGATCTTGTAAGTCAGCTTCGCCATGAAATCCTCCGGTCAAGAACCGTGCTAGCACGTTTCACCGTTTCACGG
This region of Mesorhizobium sp. M2A.F.Ca.ET.046.03.2.1 genomic DNA includes:
- the gpt gene encoding xanthine phosphoribosyltransferase, producing MSLPEKAFPVSWDQFHRDARALSWRLSGASKGQWKAIVCITRGGLVPAAIIARELGIRIIETVCVASYHDYTSQGQLQVLKEISPPLLADDGAGVLIIDDLTDTGKTAGIVRAMMPKAHFATVYAKPKGRPLVDTFVTEVSQDTWIYFPWDMGFTYQKPIADDHVG
- a CDS encoding universal stress protein; the encoded protein is MRFKTIVAILQNEQDAERVLDCALPLAERFESHLVGIHAEALPVPYTSATGFPDTEFLQVSAEMNKERAGKLQAYFLKRIEESGLSFEWRSLESFSGDSALTGITSVRAADLIIAAQRDTGGDPSADVDTLVYDAGRPVLVVPHDGPLVTTFRRVLLAWNGSKEAARAAFDALPFIAEADKTDILVIDPPETLDESPEAAGAEIAAALSRHGANVSVCVQKSGGTSVDDMIQARIAESGADLLVLGAYSHSWLRQLLFGGVTRTVLRTTNVAAFLSR
- a CDS encoding competence/damage-inducible protein A, giving the protein MPEIVTAAMLVIGDEILSGRTKDKNIGHLADIMTAIGIDLKEVRIVPDEEDEIVAAVNAVRARYTYVFTTGGIGPTHDDITADSIAKAFGVPCEYDAKAYALLEASYAGRGIEFTEARKRMARMPRGADLIDNPVSVAPGFRIGNVHVMAGVPSIFQAMLDNVVPTLRAGTKMLSATVHCPFGEGLIGGPLADVQKAHPDTIIGSYPKYGDGKFWTELVVRARSEEALEAARKDVEAMVAGFAKAG
- a CDS encoding alpha/beta fold hydrolase → MLISIVLWLLAGLLAAAALVLLALMLATWRIAAKAERLVPACGKFIEIDGNRIHYVEEGEGRPIVFLHGLGAQLHHFRHTLFGRFGPGYRLIALDRPGSGYSVRARSATGRLPEQADIVRRFIEELRLERPLIVGHSLGGAVALALATEHPTSISGIALLSPLTHLEARIGRRFDLLYVPSPLLRRILAYTAAIPLSLRYAQPTLRFIFAPQAVPADYMIAGGGWLGLRPSHYFATSTDVVAVERDLGQIERRYRDIAMPAGILFGTGDRVIGEAVHGEPMLDEISGLDFERVEGLGHMPQFIEPERVVAFIQRVAARGFANAR
- a CDS encoding DUF2188 domain-containing protein yields the protein MAKLTYKIVEHDGGWAYKVGSTFSETFRTHQEALRAAEIASSEQQVAGTTDGIQYEDAEGKWHDELADGRDRPQTEVSD